In a genomic window of Trichoderma atroviride chromosome 4, complete sequence:
- a CDS encoding uncharacterized protein (BUSCO:EOG092D28BN) — MRASNLIYRGGLRPLTAAQTSNHIRVFSLPFFAQSTRLRSTLSKIWVPTGGVTATEGETGHGKLIRAGFLRQAQSGVFQLLPLGLRVQDKIERLVDKHMQSIGASKLALSTLTTEELWRKSGRLDKVSPELFRLKDRKDVPIMLSPTHEEEITSLVASTLKSYKDLPLKLYQITRKYRDEIRPRHGLLRSREFIMKDLYTFDLTHESAVETYRDVAGAYSAFFSDLKLPILVAEASSGDMGGEHSHEYHLSHPIGEDTVASCNNCGYTANDEVAAARSSRQIDGAISTSSFGLWRGITKDKKTLINAWYPKIGDSPSDDSWNIHAVKSVVPELDTSVSDAAPFWSEVLQEAKGKSDEIQLLNVIDSRLSGAFEGLRDELPLLPQDWTNSDISQSSITQTQAGTNLNLLRIADGDGCPRCDSGKLEIHRALELGHTFLLGTRYSEPLEASVALPQNPGVPVPTQMGCFGIGVSRILGAVAEQLTDNKGLNWPRAIAPFEVVIIPTSGVNEQTLDFYDGLTKNGNSATALDVVLDDRKEAFGWKMQDADMTGYPVVVVLGKAWRENGVCEVQCRRLSVKENVKAEEVPQYIRTLLERL, encoded by the exons CTGGTCATGGCAAGCTCATCCGAGCCGGATTTCTTCGCCAG GCACAATCTGGAgtttttcagctgcttccacTGGGCCTACGAGTTCAGGATAAAATTGAGCGTCTTGTTGACAAGCATATGCAAAGCATAG GAGCATCCAAGCTTGCTCTCTCGACTCTCACTACTGAAGAATTATGGCGCAAAAGTGGGCGCTTGGATAAAGTCTCACCAGAG CTATTTCGACTCAAAGATCGCAAGGATGTGCCTATCATGCTGTCACCAACacacgaagaagaaatcacaTCCCTTGTCGCAAGCACGTTAAAGTCTTATAAAGACTTGCCTTTGAAGTTATACCAGATTA CACGAAAGTACCGAGATGAGATCCGTCCCAGGCACGGCTTATTAAGATCTCGTGAGTTTATCATGAAAGACTTGTACACATTCGATTTGACCCACGAATCTGCCGTCGAGACTTATCGCGACGTCGCTGGTGCCTACTCGGCCTTCTTTTCAGACTTGAAGCTGCCGATATTAGTAGCCGAGGCCAGCTCAGGAGACATGGGCGGAGAGCATAGCCATGAATACCACCTTTCTCATCCCATTGGAGAGGACACAGTCGCAAGCTGTAACAATTGCGGCTACACCGCCAATGACGAAGTTGCCGCTGCTCGGTCATCCAGACAAATTGACGGTGCAATTTCTACATCAAGTTTCGGTCTCTGGCGCGGCATCaccaaggacaagaaaaCTTTGATAAATGCGTGGTACCCAAAGATTGGAGATTCGCCTTCAGATGACAGCTGGAATATCCATGCTGTCAAATCAGTCGTCCCGGAACTAGATACAAGCGTCAGTGACGCCGCACCGTTCTGGAGCGAGGTTTTACAGGAGGCAAAGGGAAAGAGTGACGAAATCCAGCTCCTAAACGTCATTGATTCGAGACTTTCAGGAGCTTTTGAAGGCCTCCGCGATGAGCTTCCTCTACTCCCTCAAGATTGGACGAATAGCGACATCTCACAATCGTCAATAACACAAACACAAGCCGGGACAAATCTAAATCTCTTGCGCATTGCAGATGGGGACGGCTGCCCCCGCTGTGACTCGGGAAAGCTTGAGATTCATCGCGCATTGGAGTTGGGCCACACATTTCTCCTTGGCACACGCTATTCAGAGCCGCTCGAAGCGTCTGTAGCGCTGCCACAAAACCCAGGGGTTCCCGTCCCAACCCAGATGGGCTGCTTTGGCATCGGCGTCTCTCgcatcctcggcgccgtggcGGAACAGCTCACTGACAATAAAGGGCTCAACTGGCCTCGAGCTATTGCGCCGTTTGAGGTGGTCATTATTCCAACATCTGGCGTCAATGAACAGACACTGGACTTCTACGATGGCCTAACAAAGAATGGAAATTCGGCGACAGCCTTGGACGTCGTCCTGGATGACCGCAAAGAAGCATTTGGATGGAAAATGCAAGACGCAGACATGACGGGCTATCCTGTCGTGGTTGTACTCGGAAAGGCCTGGAGAGAAAACGGCGTCTGCGAAGTGCAGTGCAGGAGACTCTCTGTAAAGGAGAATGTGAAGGCAGAAGAGGTGCCCCAATATATCAGGACTTTGCTGGAGCGGCTATAG